Proteins encoded together in one Jaculus jaculus isolate mJacJac1 chromosome 7, mJacJac1.mat.Y.cur, whole genome shotgun sequence window:
- the LOC123462058 gene encoding igE-binding protein-like, whose product IRKIQQIFPVFDDPAQGRHHEPIGHKQLKDLAESVRTYGTNASFTQAQVERLTAYAMTPADWYNTVKACLTMGQYLDWKSIYQDACAAQARQNAANGQPFWTYEMLTGQGQWTVNQTAYPVEVYGQINQIAVRAWKSLPNKGEVTGNLTKIVQGINEPFSDFVARIMEAAGRIFGDPDTAMPLIEQLVYEQCTKECRNAITPWKGKGLNAWMKACREIGGPLSNAGIAAAVLAAKRIRDITCYNCGKRGHIKRQCKSQIPGSQDRVNVQKKVPGMCPRCGKGKHWANECRLVKDIKGRVLTNDSNSQPKNGQRGPRPQGPQMYGAMNVEPPKVSMRPPGSHGEPLWVPQGWTSVPPPEQY is encoded by the coding sequence ataagaaaaattcaacaaatatttccagtgtttgacgatccagctcagggccgacatcatgagcccataggacataaacagttaaaagatcttgcagaGTCAGTTAGGACATATGGGACTAATGCCTCCTTTACTCAGGCTCAGGTAGAGAGGCTCACTGCTTATGCAATGACTCCTGCAGATTGGTATAATACAGTGAAAGCCTGCTTAACAATGGGACAATATCTTGATTGGAAATCTATCTATCAAGATGCCTGTGCCGCTCAGGCTAGACAAAATGCTGCTAATGGTCAGCCATTTTGGACTTATGAAATGTTGACTGGCCAGGGACAATGGACGGTTAATCAGACGGCCTACCCTGTGGAGGTATATGGACAGATTAACCAGATAGCTGTACGAGCATGGAAAAGCCTGCCCAATAAAGGAGAAGTTACTGGCAACTTAACAAAAATAGTTCAAGGCATAAATGAACCTTTTTCGGATTTTGTGGCAAGAATAATGGAGGCTGCAGGTAGAATTTTTGGAGACCCTGATACTGCTATGCCCCTTATAGAACAGCTTGTTTATGAGCAATGTACAAAGGAGTGTAGAAATGCTATTACaccatggaaaggaaaagggcttAATGCCTGGATGAAAGcatgcagagagataggaggtccTTTGTCTAATGCGGGGATAGCAGCAGCTGTCCTTGCTGCAAAGAGGATTAGAGACATTACTTGCTataattgtgggaaaagaggacacATAAAAAGGCAGTGTAAGAGTCAGATTCCAGGAAGTCAAGACAGAGTTAATGTACAGAAGAAAGTTCCTGGGATGTGTCCACGTTGTGGGAAGGGTAAACATTGGGCCAATGAGTGTAGGTTAGTTAAAGATATTAAGGGGAGAGTGCTCACAAATGATTCTAATAGCCAGCCAAAAAACGGACAGAGGGGCCCTCGACCCCAGGGCCCTCAAATGTATGGGGCCATGAATGTCGAGCCACCCAAGGTATCCATGAGGCCACCGGGGAGCCACGGAGAGCCACTCTGGGTTCCGCAGGGTTGGACCTCTGTGCCACCACCCGAGCAGTATTAA